One region of Salvelinus namaycush isolate Seneca chromosome 3, SaNama_1.0, whole genome shotgun sequence genomic DNA includes:
- the LOC120044655 gene encoding protein kinase C and casein kinase substrate in neurons protein 3-like isoform X1, translating into MSTLPPEVATEDATKQSFWMPGNYQHTVKRTEDAFQACNDIVVCFQERARVERQYAQQLSEWSNKWKPLVDSSPLYGSLLQAWQCFLSSADRLAALHSSVCRSLVSEDGDRVRTWQKETFHKKLFGGFKESQDFGTGFARAQKPWAKRLKKLDKARSAFHKVQRKEQTARDREVHAKGNPDVAIEKQRKIQEERELAQQETEKVRARYEKVLEEVTRYAPRYMEEMECIFDQSQEEERKRISFLKQAFLSVHRHLDVTNNESVKAVYNELHNTLMAINEQDDLRWWKNTHGPGMPTDWPQFEEWTPEKKSKKGKKEKEVESQQGTIERSVMIGGVKVRALYDYDGQETDELSFKAGEEFLKTEDEDDQGWCRGMKDGGREGLYPANYVETV; encoded by the exons ATGTCGACTCTCCCTCCTGAGGTTGCCACTGAAGATGCCACCAAACAGAGCTTCTggatg CCTGGGAACTACCAGCACACGGTGAAGCGCACGGAGGATGCCTTCCAGGCGTGTAATGACATCGTGGTGTGCTTCCAGGAGAGAGCCCGTGTGGAGAGGCAGTATGCTCAGCAGCTCAGCGAGTGGAGCAACAAGTGGAAGCCCCTGGTGGACTCCA GCCCGCTATATGGATCCCTCCTGCAGGCGTGGCAgtgtttcctctcctctgccgACCGTCTCGCCGCCCTGCACTCGTCTGTGTGTCGCTCCCTGGTTTCGGAGGACGGGGACCGGGTCAGGACCTGGCAGAAAGAGACCTTCCATAAGAAGCTCTTTGGAGGCTTCAAGGAGTCCCAGGACTTTGGGACTGGCTTCGCACGTGCTCAGAAGCCCTGGGCCAAACGACTGAAGAAG CTGGACAAAGCCAGGAGTGCGTTCCATAAAGTGCAGCGTAAGGAGCAGACTGCCAGGGACCGGGAGGTCCACGCCAAGGGCAACCCTGACGTGGCCATCGAGAAACAGAGGAAGATTCAGGAGGAAAGAGAGCTGGCTCAGCAGGAGACGGAGAAA GTGCGAGCCCGCTATGAGAAGGTTCTGGAGGAGGTGACCCGCTATGCCCCTCGCTACATGGAGGAGATGGAGTGTATTTTTGACCAAtcacaggaggaggagaggaagaggatcaGCTTCCTCAAACAGGCCTTCCTGTCCGTCCACAGACACCTGGACGTCACCAACAACGAGAG TGTGAAGGCTGTGTATAATGAGCTCCACAACactctcatggccatcaatgaGCAGGACGACCTGCGCTGGTGGAAGAACACCCACGGACCGGGCATGCCCACCGACTGGCCTCAGTTCGAG GAGTGGACGCCagaaaagaaaagcaaaaaagggaagaaagagaaagaggtagagtcaCAGCAAGGCACCATAGAGAGGAG TGTAATGATCGGAGGAGTAAAGGTCAGGGCTCTCTATGACTACGACGGACAGGAGACAGATGAGCTCTCCTTTAAAGCAG GTGAGGAGTTTCTGAAGACTGAGGATGAGGATGACCAGGGCTGGTGTAGAGGgatgaaggatggagggagagagggactctACCCAGCCAACTATGTAGAAACGGTGTAG
- the LOC120044655 gene encoding protein kinase C and casein kinase substrate in neurons protein 3-like isoform X2, whose translation MSTLPPEVATEDATKQSFWMPGNYQHTVKRTEDAFQACNDIVVCFQERARVERQYAQQLSEWSNKWKPLVDSSPLYGSLLQAWQCFLSSADRLAALHSSVCRSLVSEDGDRVRTWQKETFHKKLFGGFKESQDFGTGFARAQKPWAKRLKKLDKARSAFHKVQRKEQTARDREVHAKGNPDVAIEKQRKIQEERELAQQETEKVRARYEKVLEEVTRYAPRYMEEMECIFDQSQEEERKRISFLKQAFLSVHRHLDVTNNESVKAVYNELHNTLMAINEQDDLRWWKNTHGPGMPTDWPQFEEWTPEKKSKKGKKEKEVESQQGTIERR comes from the exons ATGTCGACTCTCCCTCCTGAGGTTGCCACTGAAGATGCCACCAAACAGAGCTTCTggatg CCTGGGAACTACCAGCACACGGTGAAGCGCACGGAGGATGCCTTCCAGGCGTGTAATGACATCGTGGTGTGCTTCCAGGAGAGAGCCCGTGTGGAGAGGCAGTATGCTCAGCAGCTCAGCGAGTGGAGCAACAAGTGGAAGCCCCTGGTGGACTCCA GCCCGCTATATGGATCCCTCCTGCAGGCGTGGCAgtgtttcctctcctctgccgACCGTCTCGCCGCCCTGCACTCGTCTGTGTGTCGCTCCCTGGTTTCGGAGGACGGGGACCGGGTCAGGACCTGGCAGAAAGAGACCTTCCATAAGAAGCTCTTTGGAGGCTTCAAGGAGTCCCAGGACTTTGGGACTGGCTTCGCACGTGCTCAGAAGCCCTGGGCCAAACGACTGAAGAAG CTGGACAAAGCCAGGAGTGCGTTCCATAAAGTGCAGCGTAAGGAGCAGACTGCCAGGGACCGGGAGGTCCACGCCAAGGGCAACCCTGACGTGGCCATCGAGAAACAGAGGAAGATTCAGGAGGAAAGAGAGCTGGCTCAGCAGGAGACGGAGAAA GTGCGAGCCCGCTATGAGAAGGTTCTGGAGGAGGTGACCCGCTATGCCCCTCGCTACATGGAGGAGATGGAGTGTATTTTTGACCAAtcacaggaggaggagaggaagaggatcaGCTTCCTCAAACAGGCCTTCCTGTCCGTCCACAGACACCTGGACGTCACCAACAACGAGAG TGTGAAGGCTGTGTATAATGAGCTCCACAACactctcatggccatcaatgaGCAGGACGACCTGCGCTGGTGGAAGAACACCCACGGACCGGGCATGCCCACCGACTGGCCTCAGTTCGAG GAGTGGACGCCagaaaagaaaagcaaaaaagggaagaaagagaaagaggtagagtcaCAGCAAGGCACCATAGAGAGGAG GTGA